In a genomic window of Ruminococcus albus 7 = DSM 20455:
- a CDS encoding helix-turn-helix domain-containing protein, with protein sequence MKINRELQDKAIFKELSERFKQYRIDYPMTRSELSEKSMVSVGTIARFESGNDIGLLKLIKLFKALDLEEKLDILIPDPLERPSHYAENKAPKQRASKRKKTDNNWKWGDEE encoded by the coding sequence ATGAAGATAAACAGAGAATTACAAGACAAAGCTATATTTAAGGAATTATCAGAAAGATTCAAGCAGTACAGGATCGATTATCCAATGACAAGATCAGAGCTTTCAGAAAAATCAATGGTTTCAGTTGGAACAATAGCTCGTTTTGAGAGCGGTAATGATATAGGACTTCTAAAACTGATCAAACTTTTTAAAGCACTTGATCTTGAAGAAAAACTAGATATACTGATACCGGATCCGCTGGAGCGACCTTCACACTATGCAGAAAACAAAGCTCCGAAACAGCGTGCAAGCAAACGAAAAAAGACCGATAATAACTGGAAATGGGGCGATGAAGAATGA
- a CDS encoding type II toxin-antitoxin system HipA family toxin, with the protein MITTAEVFLWGTRIGYIHQGENDVAASFEYDRKFLNSGIELSPFRMPLSDRIYSFPELSRIEAFHGIPGLFADSLPDKFGNAVINKWLAGQGRSPESFTAIERLCYTGKRGMGALEYVPAAGPEILNSNVDVTEMTQLASEILSGKESAVLSDKDASIMQLMEIGSSAGGARAKAIIAWNEDTGEVRSGQIETGKGFDYWLIKFDGVSGNGDHNLADKKQYSLIEYAYYLMAKDLGIDMNECRIYKKDGLHHFMTKRFDRANGDKIHMQTLAALGHFDYNTPNICSYELYADLAKRLGIGKSGIEQILRRIVFAVFGGNCDDHVKNFSFLMDRKGKWALSPAYDLTFAYNPDNKWISKHQMSVNGKTSGITAEDLVASGKSMGLSQGFCRKVLSETEVVVGKWLSYAEKCGISEERANEIQKGIKTAK; encoded by the coding sequence ATGATAACTACCGCAGAAGTATTTCTCTGGGGAACTCGTATAGGATACATTCATCAAGGCGAAAATGATGTTGCTGCGAGTTTTGAATACGATAGAAAGTTCCTTAACAGTGGGATAGAACTGTCTCCGTTCAGAATGCCTTTATCTGATCGAATATACTCCTTCCCCGAACTCAGTCGTATAGAGGCATTTCATGGAATCCCGGGATTATTTGCCGACTCCTTGCCTGATAAATTTGGTAATGCGGTTATAAACAAATGGCTTGCAGGTCAGGGTCGTTCTCCCGAATCGTTTACAGCAATAGAGAGACTGTGTTACACCGGAAAACGCGGAATGGGCGCACTTGAGTATGTCCCTGCAGCAGGTCCCGAAATTCTAAACAGCAACGTCGATGTAACAGAGATGACTCAACTTGCATCTGAGATACTGTCAGGTAAAGAGAGTGCTGTTTTGTCAGACAAGGATGCAAGCATAATGCAGCTGATGGAGATAGGTTCTTCGGCAGGCGGTGCAAGAGCAAAAGCTATAATTGCGTGGAATGAAGATACCGGCGAAGTCAGATCAGGACAGATAGAAACGGGGAAAGGTTTTGACTACTGGCTTATCAAGTTTGATGGAGTATCTGGCAACGGCGACCACAATTTAGCCGATAAAAAACAATATTCACTTATCGAATACGCTTATTATCTTATGGCAAAAGATCTGGGGATCGACATGAACGAGTGTCGTATATATAAAAAGGACGGATTACATCATTTCATGACAAAACGTTTTGATCGTGCAAATGGTGACAAAATACATATGCAGACTCTTGCAGCGTTGGGACATTTTGATTATAACACACCGAATATTTGCAGTTATGAATTATATGCCGATCTTGCAAAGAGACTTGGTATTGGCAAAAGCGGGATAGAGCAGATCCTCAGACGTATAGTGTTTGCAGTGTTTGGTGGAAACTGTGATGACCACGTCAAGAACTTCTCATTTTTGATGGATCGTAAAGGCAAATGGGCGCTTTCTCCGGCATACGATCTAACATTCGCTTATAATCCCGATAACAAATGGATATCAAAACATCAGATGTCAGTAAACGGAAAAACCTCGGGAATAACAGCAGAAGATCTTGTAGCAAGTGGAAAGTCTATGGGGCTGTCACAAGGGTTCTGCCGTAAGGTATTATCCGAGACTGAAGTTGTTGTAGGTAAATGGCTCAGCTATGCAGAAAAATGCGGTATAAGTGAAGAACGTGCCAATGAGATACAGAAAGGAATCAAAACGGCTAAATAA